AGGTGCACTTCCATCCTTCTAAATGCTGCTCACAGTAGGATCCAGAAATGCATGCTGAATTAACTTTGTGCATGAACCCGGTTCCTACCAGTGAGAAGCCTACACTCCACTCAAGGATGAGCACGTCTGTGTTTCTTTACATTTACTCTCCAGAGATGCAGAGGCTGGGTAAACACACTGGGAGTGCCTACAGGGCAGGGGCCATGCTTTTAACCCCAATTTTTATCTCCAGCCACTTCTCCTCAAAAAATCCAGTTGACCACCAGACAACTCCACTAAAATGTGTTCTAGACATctcaaatttatatgtaaaacagaacTCTTGACTCTGCCCACCCCCAAACTTGCTTTTTGCAAACTATGCTTTTTGGTTAAgagtgtttaatttccacatatttgtgaattttccaactTACCTTCTGTTATTGATCTCTAGCctcattccattgtggtcagagaaaatatcttatgatttcagtctttttcaatttattgagactattttgtgacctaacatatggtctatcctggagaatgtttcatgtgcacggGAGAAGAATATACTTTCTGCTCCTGTTGGGTGGAGTACTACTATGTCTAGTGAGTTtgtagtgttgttcaagtcctctAGTTCCTTATTGATCTGTCTAAAAGTGGggtattgaaatctccaactattattgtagaactttctccttcaattctgtcagCTTTTGCTTCATGTAATTTGGGGCTCTTTTTTAGGTGGTTTACAATTGTCACAATTTATTGATGGATTGACCGTTTTATCactataaaatgataaatgtccttctttatttttagaaatagtttATGTCTTAAAGCCTATTTTGCCTGATGTAAGTATAGCCACTGCAGCTTTTTTGCTTACTATTTGCATGATACATCTTTGaccattttttttactttcaatctatttttgtctttgaagTGTGTCACTtgatagcatatagttggatcattttaaaaatccattcttcCAAAGTCTACTTTTAATTGAAGTGTTTAATACATTTAAGTTTAATATATAATTACTGAGGAGGTGGGGCTCATGCCTGCCatcttgctatttattttctatacGTCTTATGTAGTTTTTGTTCCTCTATTCCTCCATTGCTACCTTCTTCTACAGTAAATGAATATTCTGTGGTGTAGCATTTTAACTCCCTTgttgtttctttaaatacattattttgggttattttcttaGTAGTCATCCTGGTGATTACAATTGACGTGTTAATATATAAGAATCCAGTTCAGATTAATATCAACTTAATTGCAATAATTCCGAAAAATTTACTCTTTCATAGCTTCATTCCTTTGGCATTCTTTTGTGCTGTTATTTTCAGcaataacagtaataatgatataacaaattatatctttatatgtTTATGCCCATCAACACAAgcttataattattgctttatacagttatcttttaaatcagatagaagagctacaaacaaaaaatacttataCCATCTTTTATTATTACCTATAAAGTTACTTTTACCTTTGCTCTTTAGTCCTTCATATGGATTTGACTTACCATctaatattctttcatttcagcctgaaggactctCTTTAGTATTTTCTTGTAGGGTAGGTGTGCTTACATtgaattctgtcagtttttggtTGTTTGGGACTATCTtcattttgctttcagttttgaaggatagttttgccagatatagaattctaggttgacaatctttctctttcagcactttgaataagACATCCCTCTGTCTTCTCCCCTCCCTATATTCTGATAACAATTCAGCTGTAAATCTTATGGAGGAGCCCTTGTATGCGATGAGttgtttctctcttgctgctttcaagattctctgtATTTGACCTTTGACAGTTTGATCATGATGTTTCTAGGTGTATATCTCTCTGAGTTTATCCTACTTGGAATTTGATGAGCTTTTAAAAACCTCACATTTAATTCCCCTCCCCAAATCCCAAATATCAGTGAGTTCTGGGAACTCTACTTCCAAGTATATAGTTAaatcttttacttctttctatCTCCTCTGCTACTACCCTCACCCAAGTcatcatcatctctcacctggaccagTGGAGTAGcttcctcactggtctccctgcttctgcttccAGTTCATTCTTTATCAGGCAAAATAGTctccttaaaatattaattcagtTACTATGTTTCCCTGCTTAAAACCTCCAGACTTCCCATTTCACTTTGAATAAGATCTGAACTTAGTCCCTACATGATCTGGTTCTGCTACCTCTCCATCTCATCTACCATCTCCAGTGTATACAGCTACCCTGTTTCTTCTCTTGAACATTCCAAGCTCAGAACCACCTTAGGGGCTTCACAgcagctgttccctctgcctgggggcTCCAGCCAAGGTTAGCTACTTGTCTTCAATCAGGTCGCAGCTTGAATGTAACCTCAGGTAGTAGTTCTCCACTTAATTCCCTTATCACACCACCagcatttttcttgtttatatgtTTGCCTTCTATCCACACTGTCCACTGGAATTAATCTCCACTTAAAAGAGTAACTTGGCTATCTTCCTCACCATTGTATCTCTggtgcctagaatagtgcctgacatatTGTAGGTGCCCAaaatacttgttgagtgaatAGAATGAATGGTAGTACCTTTGCTCAACAGAAAGACCTCTTCCAAGACCTTCCTTATAAGGAGAGCTGATGCTGGAGCACCCTAAAACTATCAAGCGTCCAGGTCTGCCTTCACTATCAACAGAGACTTTGTCCCAAGTTGTCTTCATTTTAGTTGCATTTTATCACTTTTCAATTCATTCATCATTGATCATGCAGCTACAGTTTCCATGGCAACCCTCAACTAAGCAGACTATTCCATCATCCAGGTCACTCTGTTCCATCCTTGTCAGAGCACCCAGTTCACTCTCAAGATGTTTTCCAGCCTCTAGCAAAGAGTAAGGTCTTGGGTGGGGAACAGAGGCCATGGGTCTCCTTCAGACGGGAGGCTCGAGGCATAAGGAACTCACTGGATTTCAAGGCTGATTCTTGTCTCTTCTTATGTCAGGGAAGCCAAACCTCCAATAGGAGGACCAGCGTGCAGAATGATCAGGAGATGTGCATTCTTTCATTTTGCCACATCGGGTCAGGAAGGAGTACTTTGTTCTGTCTTATGGGTTCAGAGCTTCTCCAGTTGCAGAAGGAAGTCATCTGAGTCAGCAGGGGTTCAAGGCCCTGATGCAAAGGTTTGCTCCTGGAAGAGGCAGTGCCAGGGAATCAAGTAAGGtaagctcagtgcctggcatgggTATGAAGTAAGGAAACTCCTCAGCACCTTTCAGGGGGAGATCTGAGTAGCTGGTGTTTTCATCATGAAGGAGACTCCAAATAAACTGCTCCCCACCTGATCTTAGCACTTTGGATTCCAAAGCCCTCCAAGCAGGGAATCTGGCCTCATTTCATGTTCTTCCCAAAACTAATGGTTAAGTCCCTGCCAAGTCATAGTGCACAACATTGAAAATGGACTCCAGGAAATTCAGCAACCCAGTGATGCTCTTAGAATTCACAGCTTCCATTGTGGTCTCCGTATCAGTGTCATTTGGCCCCACGACTGGACTCTGCTCCTTTAGAATAAAAATTTAGACATTGCCATTTGGAAAGGGGACAAACTGAGTTATACTCTGCAGCTACTGAAATGGAGTAAAGATACAAAAATGGaaagtgggggtgagggggacacACCCAACATTCATGGAGATGAGGAAAATATCAACACACCTGCCAGGGCCAGGTGGGCACACAGAGGTGGCGCTGAGAGGACACACTGGCACTAGGCCCCCTTGGAGCCAGAAGTCAGACGGCAGGGGTGGGTGGAAGGGCTCTCAGAGCCACAGGCTGGCttggatcccagctctgccctttgtCAGCTATGTGATCCCAAAGTCACTGTTTAATTATTCCACGTATTCACCTGTCAGTTGGGATGAACTGTTTCAGGGGGTCGCAGACAGGAGTAAATGAGATTTCACAGCAGAGCACACACAGAGCAGGTGCTGAACAGGTATCTCACCCAGGGCAGGGTGCCGAGGGTCACCTAGCTAAGCTCAGTTCCCAGCTGAGATGATAGGGACAGGCTGCGGACAGAGAGGCTGGGCATCCCCAGACCGAGCCtggagttggggaggggagggcgctgTCCAGAACCACACCCTCCTCAAAGCATCCTCAGCTCCCCTGGGGCTGCCCACTGGGGCCCGGTCCAGGCTAACCAGAGAGGCTATCCTTCTGCCGGGGTCGCGAagccccaaccctccctgccctcagcccctgaCAAGGAGAAGGCAGACACAGAGGCATCTTCCAGTGCATTTTAATCAAAATTCCATCATCAGAAGAGTTCTCGTAGCATACAGTGTTAGGATGGGCATGTCGACGTGGTCCTACAAATGGAATTTCCACAGATTTGCACTTCAAAcatgtatgaaaaataaaatatataatatttagcTGTATAAATTTCCCCGCTTAGTCAcgttatctttaaaataaattattacctCTGTCCAATAAATTAAGCAGTCTGGAGTCACTAAGCAGACATCAGCCTAATGACATCCATTTCCTGAAAAAGTTCTGGGGGAAATACTGGAGACAGTCAAATGCTTACAGGAATCAACATGAATTAAAACTAACACGTTCCTCACAGTGGGCGAGACATCAAAAATGGGAGCTGGCTCATGGCTGCTCTTTCCTGTtggggacaaaaaaaaatcacttccccAAACCACACCGAATGGTTGTAAAAGCTTCAACTGAACTTTTGGCACCCGTGGAGAAAAGACACCTTTCAAAGCCATACCCAGCCAGGATATGGGTCAAAGCGTGGGTCAGAGGGAGAGGTGACAGAGGGGGAGGGACAGCTGCCACAGCCCTTCTCCGTTCTGAGTTCCCACTCACAGCCCCCTCTCTGGAGCCACGGACACCCCCTCCACCCTGGAGAAGGCAGGGCATTGTCCGGGCAGCCCGTCTTCCTCCGTGAGCTCAAGAGTTCCTGGGACGGAAAGATTCACAGCGTAAAGAACACCAAGACAAAGGCCCTTTagggactggggggtggggagaaggggtgggggtgggggctttgctGCGTGCTCAGTTGACGGCAGGGTGTACTCAACACACAAGGGACGCGGGCACTCCAGCGGGACGGATGCACAGCCTTTGAAGGGGACGGACAGACGGCGCACATGAGACACCAAGGATCTGAGAGGGCAGGCGGGACTGGGGTACACTAGCATCTACAGGGGTGCTGACCAGGGCTCTAAGGAAAATAGTCCCTCCACAGCAGAATTCAGAAGTCCACCCACCTGCGGCTCAGGGCTCCTTCCCCGCAAAAACCCACAAAATCTTGGTTAGGAACAAATAAGCTGGTGACAAACGCTGCCACAGAGCCTCAGGCTTAGAGGTGCCCTGGCAACGGGCTTTGGGGGCCCCCGCGCACTGTGGCAGGAGGTTTACACACAGTTGCACCGGGTGAGTAAGGGGAACGGCCCGACCCCCGCCTCCCGGACAGAGGAGAAGGTGGCTACAAGTCAAGGAGACGCTCCTCGCAGGTCTCCACCGGCCACTTGGAAGCCCCTCCGAACACGTCCACGTTGTTGTCCACCCAGGGGACGATGTTGCCCGGCATGTTCGTGGAGCAGTTGGCGATGCTGATGATTTCCTGTGCACGAAGGACGCGGTCCCACATGTTGAACTGGCTGAGCTCCCCCACGAATGCCTGCGTGGCGTCAAACCTGCCCCCAACCGTGTCCTGGGAAAGAGGAACAGACTGCATCAGCGCAGGCTCACAGGCAGACGCGGCTGCTACCTCTCCCAGTGTGTGATCGGCttcggggtgggggcagggtgccaGCTTGGGAGGGAGGTAGGGACTGACTCCCCTGACTCACGTCACATCCCATGACCACTGATTCCTGCCAGTTCCAACGCTTTTGGGCAAGTCAGCCCTGGGAGACGGAGAGCTTCAAAACACTCCGTTTTATGGAGGGGAAACAAAACAGAGAGATACGTGCCCAAGACCCCAGAGCTAGGACtggacccaggtctcctgactcccagcccctcccaggggaGAAGTAACaggggagtggggatgggggtggggggagagccaAAAGCCCAGACTCAAAGCCCCCAGAGGACCTGGGGTCTATTCCCTCCCTTTCCACCAGCAAACCTCAAACACAGACTGCAACACGAACGCTCATCTGCCTGAGAGCAGACGGCCTCGAGTTTTCTGAGGGCGGCCTCTGAGGCCTCCCGCCATCTCGACCACAGGTGCCCTTGCTGGGTTTCAGGGTCACGCCCCTGGAAGATGCCAATACCAGCCAGCGCCTGGCATCCTGAGTCAATACAGTGGTTGGGAGAGGCCAAACAGCTGAAGAGACGGGCCAGGGTCGCTAGCCCAGGACCCTAGGGACATTCCTGCTCACCTGTGTTAGACAGACTCTGTTCTAGAATCTGTCTGAACCCACCACTCCAACCTGGTCCCTTCCAGGAACCGCAGGacgtgtccccacccccaccctcagcccctcaGGCCACAGGACAGCTGAGCCGGCAGGGACCCCAGCCATCCAGGCTGGCGGTCGTGCCTCAGTGGGAAGGTCCAGGCCCGGCAGACAGACAGCTGCGCAGGGCCGGGATTCGTCTGCAGGCCAGGCTGTGCGCTGCATGGCTGGCCAGTCGCTCCTCCCGGTGCCCCACCTGCACCCACCTGCTCCTGCCCGAGGATCAGCACACCCCCCGGCTTAATGGGGTGCCAGGGGGCCAGGTTCTCCCCGGTGCCCAGCCTCTCCCCATCCTGGAAGGCCTCCCACATGCCGTCCCGCGTCGTCCAGGTGACACAGATGTGGTGCCACTTGCCGTCACTGACAAACAGAGGCAGCTGTGCGACCTGCAGGCAGCAACGAGCAGGTGAGGGTTCCCTCCGGGTTCCCAGGTGTCTGACCTCGTGACACTGGAGGCCCTGGGTCCACCTCTGCTCCCATCACGGAGGTCCCTCCTGAtctccccttccctgctgtgGGGAACATACCTGACCTGCCCAGCCCAGAGAGACCCTTGGCCTGGAGACACCACATGTGTCACAGACTCTTAAGAGGAAAGGGGCAGCCTGGACACACGTCCCTGACCCAGGGTGGCCCTGCTTTCAACTGGACACCCTGGGACCAGGGCTTTGTTGAAGGTCTGGGATACTGTGCAGACCAAGCAGATGTGACAGACAGCTCCCTGCCCTCCATACTGGTCCTGAACATCCCTCACTGGAGAACCTAAAGGGAAGTCAGGGCTCTACTGGACCAATTTCTTTGGAAAGCAGTCAGAGCAGGCATCCACATTCCGCAGGTAAAGTCCCAACTGCCATTGCAGCACTTGAGGATCTGCACGTGTGTGTGTCCTCCTGGGCAGATCGCCTTCAAttatgtgtggggtgtgtgtggggggagcgGTGAACACGGAACTGGGGGAAGGGCCTTTCCGACCCACACCGTCTCCCAGCAGTCCTGCGAGTGCTCTACAGACCAGTTTGCCCTGAAGCATTGTATTGTTACTGCTGGTGTCCTAGCAACCTGGAGCTCCCTCCCAGGAATTGGCTGTTTACACGACATCTAAACCAAGAGGAAAACAAGGCTCTCGGCCCTGCCTCGTCCAAGGGCGTTATTTAGGACAATTAATCCCCAGCTCAAGGAGGTGGTCACCTCTGGAAGGAGCCCTGCAGGTGGATTCCACAGTGTTTCCCACTTAAATTCCAGCCAGGGCGGTTCAGTAGAGACAGGGTGGGGGGCCAGTGCCCAGTGAGCGCCCGGGGGCTCGGGCACCCATTCACCACTCAGCTCCAGCAAGGAGGGAGTGAGGATGCTGTTTGGGTGACGTGGAGCCTGACTTaagttttgtttagtttttctattttttggcctCGCCACGTGGCAggcggggtcttagttccctgacttaAGCTTAAGTGAGGCTGCTGGAGAGTCCCGTAGACACCCAGAGCTGATTTCTTGAGGAGACCGCGTTCCTGAATGTCAAAATAATCTAGTCTATCAAGGGGACATTTACTCTGGACAAGGCAGGACCGCAGGCATGAGGACGGATGGTGGTTGCCTTGGGCTGGGTAGGAGCAGGAGGGGACCACAAAGGGAAATGAGGAAATGTGGGGGGGAAACGAAACTGTTCTACATTTTAATTGTGGTGGTTACACAACTGCATGCATTTGTGAAAACTGGCTGAACTACAAAGTGTAAATTTGactgtatgtaaatatatttcaagCACCCCCACTAAAAGATATGCTCTTGAGAAAcagcacacactcacagacacacacacacaaatacacaccctCCCCTAATCGGTGCAGCCCCGGGAACAGCCCTGAGACTGCTCCCTGAGACTGGCCAGAGGGCCCGTGACAGCTGAGGCTGGCACACAGAGACCCAGCTCACTCTGTCCCTTCTGTGGCCTCTGTGCCTGGACCCTCCGCTGCTTCCTGGCGGGACTCACAGCTTGGACCTCCGCAAGATGCAGctgcctggcccctgcccctACCCAGCCACCTGCCCAGAGTGGGACTGAATCAGGGCAAAACTGTCCCCATAGCGAGGAGGACGGCCCTGTGACCAGACAGCGGGCTCCCTGCAACATCCCAACCTTGGCGGCCaccgggagggagggggcggccgTCCCAGCAGGCCTCACCTTGTCGTTGATGAGCAGCTCAATGGGGTTGTTGCCCCACTCTATCAGCACGATCTCGTTGGCCTGCCCGGGCACCGCGTAAGAGAACGGGGTGCCGATGCCTGGCGAGGCACTGGACCGCAGCCACAGGCAGATGGTGAAGGCGTAGAGCTCGGGCAGCGTCTTCTTGATCTTGCCATACAGGTAGTTCGTGCGGAGAGGGAGGGACACTTTGAATGCATCAGGCGACTTGAAAGCACTGTTGCCTGGAGGGGGAAGAGGGGCAACAGCATGTGAGCCCCCCACCAGCCCCCGCAACCAGCACAGCAGCGTGCCTGGACCCCCGCCCGGACCCTCGCCCGGCCCACAAGCTGGTCCCCCAAGCATGGAGCACCTGCTACGCCCGGCCGCTGTTCAGAGTGCGGAAGCCCCAGTGGGAGACAGGCATGTTCTTGCTCTTGGAAGCTCGAGGACAGGGGTCACGGCAAGCTGGACTTAACTTTCTGGTTAAGTTAAGCCAGAAACCCTGTTGCCTCCTCTGTTTCCTTGAAATCTCAGCCCCTTCAGCAGGGCTGGGTTGGGGGCCTGCTGGACTTGGGCTTGGAGGCAGGACATCTTACAGGGAACAGAAGCTCCATAGACGCTTGTCAAGCCAGTGAGTCCATGTCACTTCTCCCCCTGAAGAACTGCCCCACCACCTGAGGCGAAGGAGTCAGGTACCCGAGACGCGACACTTCAGCTTAACTTGGAAGTGGCTTTTGGACTAAATCCCTGATGTGAATTGCTTTGCTCATGATTTGCCCTTCCCTCCTCAGGGGAAAACCAAATTGATCGACTGTTTCCTGCAGTTTAGAACCAGTGGGAGGCAGAGAAATGCAgaggtgccccctccccactgaggTTAACCCACCTGCCCAGAGCCTTGACCCTTTGGGGCCTGCCTGGGGCTGTCCCCAAACAAACAGCACTTCCAAAACCTTTCAAAAACTATCGATACTCTTAAATAGGTCTAACTCATTTTCAACACAGTTTTGATTTAAGCTCAAAATTAACAACATCATAAACACAGAAGGCAAGCCACCGTCTGGTTACCACAGATCCGTGTTTGCAGGGGACTGCTGACTCCAGGAGCTGTCACAGCAAAAGCTTGCCTCTTATATGGGGACCAGATGCTGCCGGGGAAGGAAACTAAGTGCCCTTCActcattcaacaggtatttattcaGCACCCACAAGGTGTTCCCCAACTCCGTCAGAGACAGGTAGGCTCTCCCGGCTGGGAACCAAACTGCCTATGTCACTAGTGGATTAAatctgtcccttcctctccccctctgtGGAGCAGGAGCCAGAATGGGTGAACTTTCTCCACCACGATCCCCCTAAAACTCATTTTCCGCCATGGTAGTAACACGTGAGAGAAGCTCTTTGGTGCCACAGTTCACGCCTACCCAAGGACCTTCTGCAAAGGAAGGGAGCAGGGCCCGGTGTCACCCTTCCAACCTCTCCAGACAGGCCGCAGAGAAATACTGGAATCTGGGCTCCACACCTGGTATTTACTCCTGTCTGCTGGTTGTGCAGTCTTGCCTGACCCATCCTGACTTCCCAAGGCTGTGGAGCACCGGACAAGGGCTGGGAAGACCTCGTTGCCTGGGGAAGCCGAGGGCAGGGCAAGGCTAGAGGTTAGGCTGAGACGGGCCCCATGTGAGGCTGAAGCAGAGCTAAGAGGGAGAACCAGAAAGCCCCCAACTCCCCAGTTTTACAGGCTGCACA
The genomic region above belongs to Hippopotamus amphibius kiboko isolate mHipAmp2 chromosome 9, mHipAmp2.hap2, whole genome shotgun sequence and contains:
- the NPTX2 gene encoding neuronal pentraxin-2 isoform X1, producing the protein MLALLVAGVALAVAAGAQDGPAPGNRFVCTALPPEAVRTGCPLPAMPMQGGALSPEEELRAAVLQLRETVVQQKETLGSQREAIRELTAKLARCEGLAGGKAPGRAASGKDTMGDLPRDPGHVVEQLSRSLQTLKDRLESLEHQLRVNVSSAALPGDFREVLQRRLGELERQLLRKVAELEDEKSLLHNETSAHRQKTESALNALLQRVTELERGNSAFKSPDAFKVSLPLRTNYLYGKIKKTLPELYAFTICLWLRSSASPGIGTPFSYAVPGQANEIVLIEWGNNPIELLINDKVAQLPLFVSDGKWHHICVTWTTRDGMWEAFQDGERLGTGENLAPWHPIKPGGVLILGQEQDTVGGRFDATQAFVGELSQFNMWDRVLRAQEIISIANCSTNMPGNIVPWVDNNVDVFGGASKWPVETCEERLLDL